The following are encoded together in the Nitrospirota bacterium genome:
- a CDS encoding 1-phosphofructokinase family hexose kinase, which produces MIITVTLNPAVDKILRISNFQTGTMNRAVVLRKYAGGKGINVSRALKSLGKDTVSLTILGGGAGKQIRDMASEEGLSLRYVKIAENSRMCLSIISEMSETVINETGPNITASEISDFKALFSETVSAGDTVIISGSAAIGFGEDIFFDLILLARQNQATVILDTSGEPLKKALAASPHVIKINRDELMAISGKSPPSDDRILTGLSKINKTGVFLSIVTDGDRAIHAASEGKLYTVMPPEVKAVNALGCGDSFTAGFALSLTEGETIEDALISGACAGSASSMELGAGFLDKDRVDELKAKRGNKHL; this is translated from the coding sequence ATGATTATAACGGTAACTCTTAATCCGGCGGTGGATAAGATACTCAGGATCTCAAACTTTCAAACCGGCACAATGAATCGGGCAGTGGTGCTGAGAAAGTATGCCGGCGGTAAGGGTATAAATGTGTCAAGGGCATTAAAATCCCTTGGCAAAGACACAGTCTCACTGACAATCCTTGGTGGCGGCGCAGGGAAACAAATCCGCGACATGGCCTCTGAGGAGGGGCTAAGTCTAAGATACGTTAAGATAGCAGAAAATTCCCGCATGTGTTTGTCCATTATAAGCGAAATGTCAGAGACTGTAATAAACGAAACAGGCCCTAATATAACCGCATCGGAAATTAGCGATTTTAAAGCCTTATTTAGTGAAACTGTCAGTGCCGGTGATACGGTAATCATAAGCGGCTCGGCAGCTATCGGGTTTGGCGAGGACATATTTTTTGATTTAATTCTTCTTGCCAGACAAAATCAAGCCACCGTGATACTGGATACAAGCGGAGAGCCTCTTAAGAAGGCTCTGGCTGCCTCTCCGCATGTCATAAAGATAAACAGAGACGAACTGATGGCGATTTCAGGAAAGAGCCCTCCCTCTGACGACAGGATACTAACCGGACTAAGTAAAATAAACAAAACAGGCGTGTTTTTAAGCATAGTAACAGACGGTGACAGGGCTATACATGCTGCATCAGAGGGGAAACTCTACACGGTTATGCCGCCCGAGGTCAAAGCTGTCAATGCGTTAGGCTGTGGCGACAGTTTTACTGCAGGGTTTGCACTTTCTTTAACCGAGGGTGAGACCATAGAAGATGCTTTAATTTCAGGAGCCTGTGCAGGTTCTGCAAGCTCTATGGAACTTGGCGCCGGTTTCCTTGATAAGGACAGAGTGGATGAGTTAAAAGCTAAGAGAGGTAACAAACACCTCTAA